A stretch of Eulemur rufifrons isolate Redbay chromosome 5, OSU_ERuf_1, whole genome shotgun sequence DNA encodes these proteins:
- the COLEC12 gene encoding collectin-12: MDNVTGGMETSRQTYDDKLTAVESDLKKLGDQTGKKAISTNSELSTFRSDILDLRQQLREITEKTSKNKDTLEKLQAGGDALVDRQSQLKETLENNSFLITTVNKTLQAYNGYVTNLQQDTSVLQGNLQNQMYSHNVVIMNLNNLNLTQVQQRNLITNLQRSVDDTSQAIQRIKNDFQNLQQVFLQAKKDTDWLKEKVQSLQTLAANNSALAKANNDTLEDMNSQLSSFTGQMDNITTISQANEQNLKDLQDSHKDAENRTAIKFSQLEERFQLFETDIVNIISNISYTAHHLRTLTSNLNEVRTTCTDTLTKHTDDLTSLNNTLANIRLDSVSLRMQQDMMRSRLDTEVANLSVIMEEMKLVDSKHGQLIKNFTILQGPPGPRGPKGDRGSQGPPGPTGNKGQKGEKGEPGPPGPAGERGPIGPVGPPGERGGKGSKGSQGPKGSRGSPGKPGPQGPSGDPGPPGPPGKDGLPGPQGPPGFQGLQGTVGEPGVPGPRGLPGLPGVPGMPGPKGPPGPPGPSGAVVPLALQNEPTSAPEANGCPPHWKNFTDKCYYFSVEKEIFEDAKLSCEDKSSHLVFINTREEQQWIKKQMAGRDSHWIGLTDSEKENEWKWLDGTTPDYKNWKAGQPDNWGHGHGPGEDCAGLIYAGQWNDFQCEDVNNFICEKDRETVLSSTV, translated from the exons ATGGACAATGTCACAGGTGGCATGGAGACATCTCGCCAAACCTATGATGACAAGCTCACAGCAGTGGAAAGTGACCTGAAAAAATTAG GGGACCAAACTGGAAAGAAAGCTATAAGCACCAATTCAGAACTTTCCACCTTCAGATCAGACATTCTGGACCTCCGTCAGCAGCTTCGTGAGATTACAGAGAAAACCAGCAAGAACAAAGATACGCTGGAGAAGTTACAGGCGGGTGGGGACGCACTGGTGGACAGGCAGAGTCAACTGAAAGAAACTTTGGAGAATAACTCTTTCCTCATCACTACTGTAAACAAAACCCTCCAGGCGTATAATGGCTACGTCACAAATCTGCAGCAAGATACCAGCGTGCTCCAGGGCAATCTGCAGAATCAAATGTATTCCCATAATGTGGTCATTATGAACCTCAACAACCTGAACCTGACCCAGGTGCAGCAGAGGAACCTTATCACTAATCTGCAACGGTCTGTGGATGACACAAGTCAGGCTATCCAGCGAATCAAGAACGACTTCCAAAATCTGCAGCAGGTTTTCCTTCAAGCCAAGAAGGACACCGATTGGCTGAAGGAGAAAGTACAGAGCTTGCAGACGCTGGCTGCCAACAACTCTGCCTTGGCCAAAGCCAACAACGACACCCTGGAGGATATGAACAGCCAGCTCAGCTCATTCACAGGGCAGATGGACAACATCACCACTATTTCTCAGGCCAACGAGCAGAACCTGAAAGACCTTCAGGACTCACACAAGGATGCAGAGAATAGAACGGCCATCAAGTTCAGCCAACTGGAGGAGCGCTTCCAGCTCTTTGAGACGGATATCGTGAACATCATTAGCAACATCAGTTACACAGCCCACCATCTGCGGACGCTGACCAGCAATCTGAATGAAGTCAGGACCACTTGCACGGATACCCTAACCAAGCACACGGATGATCTGACCTCCTTGAATAACACACTGGCCAACATCCGTTTGGATTCTGTTTCTCTCAGAATGCAGCAAGATATGATGAGGTCCAGGTTAGACACTGAAGTGGCCAACTTATCGGTGATTATGGAAGAAATGAAGCTCGTGGACTCCAAGCATGGTCAGCTCATCAAGAATTTTACAATACTACAAG gtCCTCCTGGCCCCAGGGGTCCAAAAGGTGACAGAGGATCCCAGGGACCCCCTGGCCCGACTGGCAACAagggacagaaaggagagaagggggagCCTGGCCCTCCCGGCCCCGCCGGGGAGAGAGGCCCCATTGGACCCGTCGGCCCCCCTGGAGAGCGCGGCGGCAAAGGCTCCAAAGGCTCGCAGGGCCCCAAAGGCTCCCGTGGGTCCCCCGGGAAGCCCGGCCCTCAGGGCCCCAGTGGGGACCCAGGCCCCCCAGGCCCACCAGGCAAGGATGGACTCCCTGGCCCGCAGGGCCCTCCCGGCTTCCAGGGACTGCAGGGCACAGTGGGGGAGCCTGGGGTGCCTGGACCCCGGGGGCTGCCGGGCTTGCCTGGGGTGCCAGGCATGCCGGGCCCCAAGGGACCCCCCGGCCCCCCAGGCCCATCGGGGGCAGTGGTGCCCCTGGCCCTGCAGAACGAGCCGACCTCAGCGCCGGAGGCCAATG GCTGCCCGCCTCACTGGAAGAACTTCACAGACAAATGCTACTATTTTTCGGTTGAGAAAGAAATTTTCGAGGATGCAAAACTTTCCTGTGAAGACAAGTCTTCACATCTCGTTTTCATAAACACGAGAGAAGAACAG CAATGGATAAAGAAGCAGATGGCAGGCAGAGACAGCCACTGGATCGGCCTCACGGACtcggagaaagaaaatgaatggaaGTGGCTAGATGGGACGACTCCTGACTACAA